GGCTGCCGAAGATGTGCTTGCAGTATCTGCCGGAGGCGGATTTTTGCTGAGGTCTATCATAGGCAAGCCGGAATTATTGAGCGATTCAAGCAGGCCTTCTGCTGTTTTCTTTACATCGGCATCGGTGGTATTGGCAATAAGTTTATTGAGTGCTTGAACGTAGTCTTCCAAACGATTTTGTTTAGCAAGAATAAGCACGTTTAATAACTCAAATTTAGGACGCAATGGGTTGGGGTTAAACTTTACATTGCTGAGTTGTATTTTTTCTGAAGCGGAAGCTAATGCGCCCGATAAAAAATCGTTGTAGGCTCCGGCATAGTAAGTGTCTATTTCGTTTTGGCGTTGTGTTTCTTCTGCCATAAAATTGGCATTGCGCAAAAGTGCTGCAATTTTGCTTTGCGGAAATTCTGAAAGTATCTTGTTTTTATACTCTTCGGCTTTGGTTAGGTTGCTTAAATAGTCTTTGCAGAGTAGATAGCAGTAATAGTAATCTTCTAATAAAAATTGATGTTTAGGAATGCGGGTGTTTAGTTCTTCGAATGTGCGGAGCGATTTTCTGTAGTTTTGCAAATCGTCTTTGTAGATTATTGCTACGTTGTAATAAGCTAATGCCAAGCGGGTTTCAGATTTTTTCATGGCTTCTTCGGTGAGCGGAATGCCTTGTAGTATTTTCTCTTCATCGGTGAGTGGAAGCCCGTCTTTGTTTAACTCTGTTTTTTTATTGTTGGCAGTAGTGTCTTTAGTTTCGCTGGCTGCGGCAGTAGTTTCATCGTTTGTGGAACTGCTGCTCTTATCTTTTCTGCGCCAGTTTTCTTCGTATTTTCTGCTACCCCATTTTTTTATAAAATCGGTATAGCCTTGTGCACGCACAGTTGAATTATAGAAATACCATGTGCTGCCACTGGCTGTGGAATTGGTGTTTTGGTTGGTATTGTTTAGGGGATTGGTTTTGTCGAAATTACTGGTAGGGTTGTTTTTTTCGTCTTGCTTTTTTTGCTCTTCGGCTTCGCGTTGTGCAATAATTTTTTGTGCAAATCGGGTGCGCTCGCTTTCGCTCATGCGGGCAATTTTTTGGAGGCTGTCTTCTTCGTGAATTACGCTCAAATTTTCAACCAACCTTGTAAGCATTTTGTTTTTAAATTCTGTTTGAGTGTAGCGTTTATCGTCTTTACTCATGGCTTGCAAGCAACTGTCGTAGTTGTATTTTGCAGCGGCATACTGCTCTTCTGCAAAGTCAATTTCTGCCAATCTTAAGAAGGTTTGTGCCAGTTGTTCTTTGTTGCTGGTGTTGGCCGTTACTGATTTTCTAAAATATTTTCTTGCTGAAATTTTATCGCTTTCCGAAAGACTTATTTCTCCTAGTTCGTAATAGATTTGATCTAAATACTCTTTGTTCTTTCCATCGCGGCTCATTTTTAGCAATAGCGATTTTATTTCGCTGCTGCCGCCTCCGCTTCTTCGTCCTAAGTTAGCGCGTTTAATTTTTGCATAAAACTCCATGTCGTACGAAGGGCGGGCTTTCAATACGGCTTTATAGCCTTTTGCAGCAGCAGCATAGTTGCCAAGGGCTTCGTTGCATTGTGCTAAAACAAAGGTAGGGCGTGTGCGGGCACGTGGTTTCTTTTTTAATTTTTCGAGTGCTTTTTCGAGTGGCTCTATGGCACCGTTGTAGTTTTGTTGTTTTACATACAAATCTGCTTCGGCAAGCAATAGAGGCAAATCGTAATCTTGGTAAAATTTATTGTCGCTTTTAGCGTATGCCACTACAGCTTCGGCATCAGAAAATTGCTTGGCTGCAGTAAGTGCTTTTACGAGCCACACTATAGATTCGCTGCGTGCAGGGTCGTGAATTTCGAGCTTGCGTTTGGGTCTGTTATCTTGAGCCTTTAATACTTTGGAGCCATCTTTGTTTTTTATTTCCTTGTAAACAGGTTTGTTGGGATCTTTCTTGGGCTTTTTCTTCTTCACAACATCGCTGTATTTCTTTCCTCTATCTTTTTGAATGGTAATATAATCTACACCGTCTTTGTATTTGGTTGAAATATAACGGAAGGTTTGTGCTGCCTTTTCGTAATCGCCTTTCAGGTAGTAAGATTTTCCTATTAAAATAAAATGGTCATCGCTCCAGTTTGAATATGGATGTGCTTGTATGGCTCCGGTGCTGCGTTTTACAATATCATCGCAATCGCTGCTAAAGGCGGCCGTTTCTTTTGCATTGGTATAGGAGAATACGGGAATTACTTCGCGGTAATCGTCTTTATGGTTGGCATCAATGTTTTTAATGGTGGCTTTCCATTTTTCAATTGCATTGTGGTAAGCATTGTAGCGCGAGGTAATATCGTGGTATGCTTGCTTATGAATAGGCGCATGATTGGTGGTTGAACACGATTGTGCCCAAATAGCCAACACCAATAACACAGTGGCAGAATATGGAGAAAAACTAAACTTCACTATTTAAAATACGGCTGCAATAAAACGCAAAAACAGCAATTTATTTTACAGAAAGTTAAAAAAATGAGTTTTAGTGAATCGAAAGTAGAAAATGAATGGAAGTACATGCGTTTTCATACTATCATTGTTTTACACTTTTTGAATAGATACAACTATATAAGATGAATGTTTTTTATTGCCCGGATGCGGTAGTTGGCACAATGGCTCTTTTAAGCGAGCAAGAGGCGCACCATGCCGTTTTGGTGTTGCGGATGAAAGTGGGTGATGATATATATGTATTTAACGGAAACGGAAAGTTGTTTTCCGCTGTAATTGCTTCGGCTACTAAGAAAGAGGTGGCTGTGCATGTAAAGGCTTTGTTACAAGAGCAAACCAGTAATTACTTTTTACATATAGCTATTGCCCCAACCAAGCAAATGGAGCGATTAGAATGGCTGGTAGAAAAAGCTACAGAGTTGGGTGTGAGTAGAATTACACCTGTAATTTGCCAGCGTAGCGAGCGTAAAGAAGTGAAGATAGAGCGGTTGCAAAAGGCTGCAATGGCAGCTTGTAAGCAGTCGAAGCAATTGGTGTTGCCACAAATAGATGAGGCCGTTTTGCTAGAGCAGTTTGTGAAAGCAGATTTGCCGGAGCATAAATTTATGGCATGGTGCGAAGTTGCAACTAATAAAGTGAGCAGTGATGTATTCAGCCACACTTCTGTGGTGTTTTTAATTGGTCCCGAGGGCGATTTTGCATCTTCGGAGGTTACATTAGCCACGCAATATGGCTTTGTGCCATGTTCGCTTGGAGCATCTATACTACGAACCGAAACAGCAGGCGTACTGGTGGCTGCAAAAATGCGGAGGTAGCCCATGCTGTTCTCTTCTCTAAATTCACTACGTTTGAGCGGTGAGTAATTTGGTAACTTATGCCGATGTAATTTTGCCGTTGGCACTGCCAAATGCCTTTACCTACGCTATTCCTGTTGAGTTGGTAGGCTTTGTGCAGCAAGGGCATAGGGTAGTAGTGCCATTTAAAACCAATAAATTATATACGGGGATAGTAGCCTCGGTGCACCATAGCAAGCCAGCAGTAGAGCCGCGTTTAATTGAAACTGTTGCCGATGAAGAACCAATAGTTACCGCATTGCAGTTGCAACATTGGCAGTGGTTGGCAGATTACTATATGTGCAGCATTGGTGAAGTAATGAATGCAGCACTGCCAAGTGGTTTAAAACTAAACAGCGAAACAAAAATTTATTACAACGAGTATTACGATGGCGAGTTTACACATTTAAGCAACGAAGAGTTTTCTATTGTGCAGGCATTGCGGCATAGGCAAGAAATGAGTTTACCCGATGTGCAGGATTTATTGCAAAAGCGCCATGTATATAAGCTACTTCAAAGATTGTTTAACGATGGTATTGCACTTAGCAAAGAGGAACTTTCGCAAAAGTATAAACCGCGGTTCGAAACATTTGTGAGGTTGCACGAACGTTACCGCAACCAAGATGCACAGCAAGAATTGTTTGAAGAATTGCAGCGCGCTCCCAAGCAAGTGGAATTATTGCTTGCATACATACAACTCGGCAGGCAAACTACTTTTATTAAAAAAAGCGACTTACTGAAACTAAGTAAGGTGGATGCAACTGTGCTTAAACGGTTGGTAGAAAAGCAAATTTTTATTGAAATAAAGTCGGAAGTTTCTAGGTTAGGTATTTTGCAAAACGAAGTTGCCGAAAACCATACACTAAGCGATATACAGCAAATAGCTTTTGATAGTATTCTTGAATTGTTTAAAGAAAAGCAAACTGTACTGCTACACGGAGTTACCGGAAGCGGCAAAACAATTATATACACAGAAGCTATACAACAAGTGGTGCGAGAAGGAAAGCAAGCATTGTTTCTTTTGCCCGAAATTGCACTTACTGCTCAGCTAATAAACAGACTGCGGAAATTTTTTGGAAACGAAATAGGTATCTATCACTCTAAATTTAATCTGCACGAGCGTGTAGAAATTTGGCGGAAAGTACTTTCAGGCGAGTATAAAGTTCTTTTGGGAGCACGCTCTGCATTGTTTTTACCTTTTGCAAATTTAGGATTGGTGGTAGTAGATGAAGAGCACGATAGTTCCTATAAACAAACAGAACCTGCACCGCGCTACCAGGCACGCGATAGTGCCATTGTGTTAGCGCAAATGCACCAAGCAAAAGTTATTTTAGGTAGTGCCACTCCTTCGGTTGAAAGTATGTATAACGCCCAAAGAGGCAAGTACGGTTTGGTAGAAATAAATACGCGCTTTGGCAATGCCTCTTTACCAGCCTTTGAAATGGTAAATATGAAAACTGCCCGCAAGCAGCAGGAAGTAAAAGGGAATTTTTCGCAGCAATTGTTAGATGCCATTCTAATGCAGCTTAATGAAAAGAAGCAGACAATTCTGTTCTTGAATAGGCGTGGTTATGCAGAGTTTCAGCAATGTGTTACGTGCGATTATGTGTATATGTGTAAGCATTGCGATGTAAGTCTTACTTATCATAAGCATTTGCATAAGCTGGTATGCCACTATTGCGGATATCAAGAAAAACTCGATACTAAATGTAAAAATTGCGGAAGCGCTACTTTAGAAATAAGCGGAAAAGGAACTGAGCAAATAGAGGAAGAAATTCA
The sequence above is drawn from the Chitinophagales bacterium genome and encodes:
- a CDS encoding 16S rRNA (uracil(1498)-N(3))-methyltransferase, which gives rise to MNVFYCPDAVVGTMALLSEQEAHHAVLVLRMKVGDDIYVFNGNGKLFSAVIASATKKEVAVHVKALLQEQTSNYFLHIAIAPTKQMERLEWLVEKATELGVSRITPVICQRSERKEVKIERLQKAAMAACKQSKQLVLPQIDEAVLLEQFVKADLPEHKFMAWCEVATNKVSSDVFSHTSVVFLIGPEGDFASSEVTLATQYGFVPCSLGASILRTETAGVLVAAKMRR
- the priA gene encoding primosomal protein N', which produces MSNLVTYADVILPLALPNAFTYAIPVELVGFVQQGHRVVVPFKTNKLYTGIVASVHHSKPAVEPRLIETVADEEPIVTALQLQHWQWLADYYMCSIGEVMNAALPSGLKLNSETKIYYNEYYDGEFTHLSNEEFSIVQALRHRQEMSLPDVQDLLQKRHVYKLLQRLFNDGIALSKEELSQKYKPRFETFVRLHERYRNQDAQQELFEELQRAPKQVELLLAYIQLGRQTTFIKKSDLLKLSKVDATVLKRLVEKQIFIEIKSEVSRLGILQNEVAENHTLSDIQQIAFDSILELFKEKQTVLLHGVTGSGKTIIYTEAIQQVVREGKQALFLLPEIALTAQLINRLRKFFGNEIGIYHSKFNLHERVEIWRKVLSGEYKVLLGARSALFLPFANLGLVVVDEEHDSSYKQTEPAPRYQARDSAIVLAQMHQAKVILGSATPSVESMYNAQRGKYGLVEINTRFGNASLPAFEMVNMKTARKQQEVKGNFSQQLLDAILMQLNEKKQTILFLNRRGYAEFQQCVTCDYVYMCKHCDVSLTYHKHLHKLVCHYCGYQEKLDTKCKNCGSATLEISGKGTEQIEEEIQEYFPAARVARLDIDSLKTKNGFASVIAAFENNEIDVLVGTQMVSKGLDFDRVGLVGIIDADRMIYQPGYRSAERAFQLITQVSGRAGRKDNSGKVIIQTSNPSHYIFALIQQGDFKALFETEVVARQQFLYPPFTKLIQITIRGMEVKALEQASLWLANTLKRSIKAQVLGPSIPFVSKINNRYLKELLIKPHAATGSLAVMKVAVKEAIIELKQIKEFKRVDVSIDADV